Within the Fischerella sp. PCC 9605 genome, the region AGAGATACCAATAGAAAGTAAGGTTTCTTCATTAAGACCAGGGTGAGTATCAATGAACAAGTAGTCTAGTTTAAGACAACGGATGAGTTCCTGAAAACCATCGTTAAGTCGGACTACATCATATCCCTCGCGCAGAACTCTGGCTATTTCACCAGCCTTAATACTAGAGGGAATCAAGTAAAGATTACCTTTTACTACACCTGTTTCCCCTGACTCTGCTATCAGAGTATGACTGACATCGTAGGCAGTGTCCTTAATATTACAACGTCCCCAGAGGTAGTCATTGAGGGAATGGTTAATTTTTTCTTCGTTTAGACCGAAGAGAACATGAATTCCTGGTGACTGAATGTCAGTATCAATAATGCCTACACGTTGTCCTCGGCATGCCATAGTAGCAGCTAGATTGGCTGTTAAGTTGGATTTACCAGTTCCACCACGGAAAGAGTGAACGGCGATAATTTGTGTCATAGTTTACCTCGTAATATAATTCAGGGGAAAGGGTAAGGGGTAGCCCTGTCAAGGTGGGTTCTTAGTAGAGAAGACTATTTTCCTGTTTGTGTCCCTTCGCTGCGCTCGAGGGCAAGCTTAGTGTCTTGGTGTTTCCAGAATTCTTTTTTTCACCACCAAGACACTAAGACACCAAGAAAAATCCATTCGGTGATAATGTCTTCCCTCTTTTCCCCTTCCCCTTCAAAATCTGAACTTCAAGCAGCACTCATCGTTAACTAGAGGAAGCAAAACTCTTCCACTGGATAGCTTTAAATCAAACTGCATATTCTTGTCTCCACTCTCGATTTCTACAAGTGCGGGCAAATTTTTGAAGTCATTTCTACTGGAATTGCTTGTATGTGTCCATACTCTCAGCTCTTTTTCTCGCTTGGTTGGTAGATGGAAGATAGCATATTGCAGTGACTGAAGTGATGGAATTTCGACAGTAGAAGCTTGGTGATGTTGTTCACCCTCAGCATATCCCAGTCGCACCTCTGCTATCTTCGGTTGTCCACCAGCAGCAATTTTAAAGAGCGATCGCCCTCCTGGTTGCTCAGTCAGCAGTTCTACTACCACACGGGAAGCAAAAGCTCCATAGCGCTTCATCACAAAGGTGGTTGCTAGTGATAGCAAAGCGATGCTCAATGCACACAGACGCGCCACAGGATTTTCCCAAATGAACAAACCGTGAATAAACAAGATAGCTAAAAACAGACTGTATATACCGACGCTGAAAACTGGATGATTCAGGATACCGAAGACTACTCCCGGTATCAGTTCGCCTTTTTGCCGGCTAGAAACTAACAGGAGAATTGGGAAAATACCACCTACAATTGTGTTGCCAAGTACACCCGCAAATGCTAATATGCCAGCGAATGATTGTGCATCAGTAAAGATAAGCCATTCTGTCAAAATTAAGACTAATATTAACGGACTAATAGATAGGAAAAAGCGACGCTGGGAAAGTAAATTAGATAGGCATTTAAATGCTATGGGTCTTTTGACAAGATTACTAACCCGCCTGGAATTGTGTGTAGTATTTATGACATCTGTCTTTAACCCTCCCTCATAGACGAGAATCATTGGTGAGGTGATTTGCACGCAGACGCTATCTTGATTAGGCGATCGCACTGAGAGCATGAGGTGAATGTTCCACTTGCGTAAGTCCGGAAACTCCTCAAGTAGTTCTTTAATCTCCCAGCGCTCAGCAACTGTTATCTCTACATGATGTATGTTCCCGCTCGACTGGATATCTAAACGAAATTTTGGCTGATTCTCTTCCAATCCTAGATAAGTTAAACCAAAACGAGATACGCAACTGGGATCGCCACAAGGGTGCAATATCAATGTTCCCTGTTGACGGTGTAGCATCAAAACGGGTCGAGGTTGAGCAGGCAACCATTCTTTTGCTAAGTTGAGCAAGAGACTGGAACTACGCAGCCAAGCCATTCCCAACAGAAGAATGACTAAAACTATTCCCAAGACTGGAACGACCGGGCCAATTTGAATAGCTAGTGGCTCTAGAACTGTGCCTGACTGTCCTGCTAACAATTGCGGTGGAATAGCTCCGTTGACTGCCAATACCCAAATGCAAAAAAGAACAGTTAAGAAAGCAGTTCCCGCCACGCTACCCCAGATCAGCGATCCAGCACTAGGATCGCGCGGGAGTATCACTTTCGCACACTCACCTACATATACATGCCCAAAGTAGAGCATGAGGCCAACACCAAAAACCCGTTGTAGCATCCAAGGTTGGAAAGGATGGCGAGCATGAAAAGGCAAGTTGATGTATAAAAGGTTGTCTAGTTGCAGGTGGCGAAATGCCAAAAGTGAGAGGATGAGCAGCAAGCTAACGTTGATAGCTGCAAGCAATATCATCACAGCAACAGTGAAACTGAGCGATCGCCGTGAAAGCAGATACAATCCAGCTAAGAAAAGCAATATCGCCCATAGTGCTGCTGGTATGTGTGTTAGATTTGCCATAGTAGCTGACAAACCGATGTAACAAGCCAAAGCTATGAGAAAAACACGGATGCCTACAGCTATTGATAGTATAAAAGAACCAGCGTTTCCTAAGTAATTAGATACTAATTGTTTGATAAAAGCATTGCCATAACGGAAGTCGCCACTGCGACCGATCGCTTCAGCCATGCAAGCCATAGTCAAGATATTAACAATGCCGATGATGATTACAAAAGCAACAGTAGCCAAGGGGCCAATATCGACTACAGCAATGGGCAAGGCTAAGAAAGCTTGAGGTAGACCTAAAGCAACAGTTACCAAAGAGGCAAGCCAGAAAGGAGGGAGAGACTCAAGCCGGTGTGCGATCGCCGCGAAAGTCCATCGTAACTGTTCTGTTAAAGGTAGTCTGGATGCAAAGATTTTCAATAGCTGTCTTCTGTATAAGCGGAGGTAAGCCACTTGTACTGCTTTCTCATCTAAACCTAAAGCTGCCCGGATGTTAGGGACTACTTCATAGGTGAAAGCGTACTTCTCACCGAGAGCATGAGCAATAGCGGCTTTGAGTTTGGGATTTTCTGGCACTAGAGGTGTCCATTGCAGGGCATGGCGTTCCAAATGCTGGATCGTGGGATGAAATGGTGGTGCGTGACCTGAAGCAAAGGCTTCCAAGTAAGCCAGATCGCGCTCATTCGCAGCTTGCTCTGTGAGGGAAAATTCCACCAGCGATCGCGCTACTATCTGCGCTGTTCGACTCTCAATCAAAAACAATAGTGTATTTGCTCGTCTAGCAGGTAAACCCGCCAATACTTCTTCACGCGAGATTAGTTCTTCGTCATTTGTCATTGGTCATTGGTTATTTGTTAGTAGTTAGTAGTTAGTAGTTAGTGGTTAGTGGTTAGTGGTTAGTGGTTATTCTCCCACTCTCCTCATCTCCTACTCTCCCCCTCTCCCCCTCTCCTTGAGGGATTTTACTTGAGTTTGCAATCGTTGATAGTACTCAGTTTCTGTTTCGCCTGTACTAACAGCAGAAGCTCTAAGTTTCTGAATCTTTCTCTGTAATTCTTGAAAGTGTTCATTATCAGTAATCTCCGCAAACTCTCTAGCTCTCTTGGTTTCGTCAATCTCAATCTTTAGCTCAATTACCTGCTGTTTCAGCTTTTGTTCTCTATCCCTAACCTTATCAGACATGTGTAAAAAGACACCTACTAGCTGTCCCATGTCATCATTCCGGGAAGGCAGCTCAAGCAACGGCTCAGAATTAAAATTCCCCTGCTCTAGTGTTTGTGCTACGGCTGTAAGGGCGCGAATTGGTCGGGAAATGCTTCGTGCAAGGAGCAGTGCAATGATTGCGGTAATTCCTCCTACCATCACAACAATACTGCCGTGCTGCCAAATGAGGCGATTTAAAGGAGCTTTAAATTCTGTTTTGGGTTGACTAACCCCCAATACCCAAGGTTGCACTTGCAAAGGTGCGAAGCCAACTATCCGGGACATCTGCTCACTTGGAAAATGATAGCCGCTGTGACCCGGCTCTTTTGCTTTCACCATCAACTCCAACTCTGGAATATTCAAGCTTTTAATCTCATCAAGTCCATAGCGTCTATCAGTTACGACCTGTTTAAGAGTTTCTGGTGGCAAAGGGTTGAGGCTATGGTAAAGGAGAGATTGATCGGGATGGCTGATGATTACTCCATGCTGGTCAATGAGGAAGGCGTAGCTTAAGGAGCCTACTTGCAATGCATTAACTATTGCCCAGATATCTTCTCCTCTAATCTTGAGTACCGCCACTCCGACAATTTCGCCTTTGGGCGATCGCACAGGGTGAGAGAGGAAAAGTCCTGGTCGTTTAGTTGTTGTACCCACTAAGATACTAGAAACGTGAGAGTGTCCCTGAATTGACTGTTGAAAGTATTCACGGAAAGCATAGTTTTGACCAACAAATGATGGATCGGTGGAAGCGAGACACTCACCGTCTTTATCCATGAAAAAGACAGCATCAAAGTCGGGGTTAGAATGAAAGACATTTAATAGTGTTTGTTGCAAGTTGGGGCGGAAAGCTTCTCGCTTTGCAGATGTTGTAGCAGCAAGGAAACTCACCACACCTGCATCATTACTGACTTGCGTTAAAACGCGCTGAATATCGATAATTAGTTGGTCAAGGCGGCTAGCAGCACTGGTAGCTGATAATTCTAGTTTGCGGTATTCACCAGCCTCCAGACTTTCTAAACTTTGTTGCAAATTGTAGTAGGCAGTGAAGCTCATCGGCGCGATCGCCACAGCAAGCAAAGCTGCTGAAAGTTTAGCAGCAATAGACCAGGCAGGCGGGTAAAGTAACCGATGTAAGCGCTTCATTCTGATTTTAGATTTTAGATAATGTTGGTTGTTGATGGTTCATGGTTTTGTTCTATAAACTATTAACCACTAACCAATTTCAATTTCTCATTCACTCCCACAGCAACACCGAAGGAAGTGATTCTGGATACGCCAGCCTCAGTAGTTCATAACCGATTCCAGCAGTACCTTGAAAAAAACCAGGGTTGTAAACATCTGCCGGAAATTCAGGAAATAGATAAAAAGCACCGACTTGCTTTGCCCTTGTTACAAGCCATGCCGCCTGTTTTTGGATAGTATTCCAGAGTTCTGAACTTGATAGCTTGGAGGCAGCAATCAATAGCACCTCCATCCTGCCAAAGTTACCGCAACAAAGATGGTCGAGGTTCTGTAAACCAAACTGTTGGGTTGTATTTATGGCAACTGCAATTTCTTGGCGGATTTCTGGAGTATCAAGGATTGCCAGACCCCCCAAACGACCTAAACCTATGCCAGGAGCACCATGACACCAACTGGTCATAAAAGCAGGCTGATCTTCTCTCACGTCTTGCCAATTTCCAGCGCTGGGAGAAAATACGCTGCGCTCGTAGGCAATTGCTTCCTCGGCTGCTTCCAGAAAAACTGTTTCTTGCGTGGTTTTGTACAATCGCAGTAAGGCGTAGGCAATACCTGCCGCGCCATGAGAAAATCCCGTCGCTAACTTGCCTGCTAGGGTTGCCCAAGCTCTAAATCCAGAATCGCTCTTAGTGCGGTTAATCAGTAGGTGATAACCTAAGGCTGTGGCTTGCTCCAGAACAGCTGGATCTGCTTTTGCTTGATATAAACTCAGTAACCCTAGTATTGCCCCTGCTGCTCCACCGATCGTGTCAAACTGGCGATCGCCCGCAATGCTTTCCTGAGTGATTAGGGACGCTCCCCGGCTCGCAACATCCAAAAGCTCAGGTTCATCTAGAAACTGACTTATCTGTACTAAAGTATAAATAATAGACCCTAATCCAATGCCTCCACCAATACCCATTTGCTTGGTAATTTTAGCCTGAAAGCTTGGGTCTGTGTCCTGCAAAGTTTTTCTCAGGTCTTGCAAGGCACTTTTTGCTAAATCTCGAAATCCTACGTCACCAGTAATTTTTGCCAACGCTCCTAAAAACAAAGCAACCCCGCAAATACCGTCGTATAATCCATAGCTCAATGGCTGAAGTTGCATCCGTTGAGCTTTAGGCAGGTATCCCATACCAATCCAAGTAAAACCACCGTCAACAGCTTGAATTGCTCGTTGTTGGAGTTCTTTGCCAATCTCTACCGCCTCTTGCACTAGCTGTGCTTGTGTCAAAGGAGCTGTTTCATCTAGTTTTAAACTAGTATTATCACCTAGGTTAGATGTGATAGTGGTTATGCCACGAGCCACCCGCGAGTAAAAAGAACCACGAATAATGGCAATTTGTTGGGCTAAATCTGCATCATTAAGCTGTTGCAGACGAGAAATCATCTGGTCGTAGCTAGGTTGTTTGAAATATGCCTGAATTCTCAAGTCAGGGTTGACACAGAGAGCATCGCTGCTTGAATCAGCAGCGAAGTAAGGAATATCCATTTGTTCTAAGGCTTGTAGTTCCACTACTAGCAGCAACCAGACGGAAGGTTTTGTATCGGCTGCCAAAAAAGCCCGACTTAGCACATCCAGTTCAATACTACGGTCTACACCATGCCGTAGGAATTTTGGGTGCAGGGTTTTACCCAAAATATGAGAGTAAATGTGGGTAGGGCGGAACAAAAATCGTACTCTTTGATGAGCCAAGATGTTTAAAGGACTATCAGTCGTCAGAAGCGCTTCTCGCTGTTCTGTCAGGAACTGATACATCTGCCGGAAACCGTCTACAAGTTGATTAACGTAATCATTGGGTGATAGGGTGATATCTTTGAGAAAAGGTGTATTGGCTGCGGGTGGCATGATACCAAGCTCGTACTCCAATACCATGTTGTCAGTGTTGATATTTTGCCACTTTGGCATTCTAAAAGGGATTTCCCCACCAACTCCCCCTAACCCACTAACATCGTGAGCTTTCCCTCCATCTGCTCCCAATTCCCATCTCGGCAGTAGTCCAGTCCACAACACGGAATCTTCAAAAAGTTGCTGATTCGCTAGGGATTGCGCCCCTACTTCATTTGTGGGGTTAATCTCGTGGGCATGAGGATGAAGAAGGGTTTCTAGGTCTATCAGTACTGGGTGTTCTCCACTAGCAATCAGATTTTCATCATGGAAGTCATTACCTTGCAGTACGTAGAGTAGACATAGAAGCATTCCAGCACGTTGGTAGTATCGCTGCACTGCTGCTTCGTTCTCACAGGGCAAATACTCTACATACTCCATCCAGCCATGAGTTTTGCAGTCGATAACTTTGAGTAACTTGAACGGCAGCAGAACTTGCTGTTGATTACACCAAGCTAGTAACTGAAAATACGCAGCTTCCAAACCTAAGCCTCTAGGTTTGTATATCAGTTTCAATCCAGAGGCAAAGGATAATGCTATTACCGAGCGTCCCTGATTGTGAGAATCGGAGAGATTTAATTGAATGGCAACAACCTGACCTGTATCTTCTGAGAAGTTTTCCTGGATGGTTGACAAGTCTGATGCCAGTCGTTGGAGAAATTCTGCTTTTTCCTCCACCCAGAAATCCATCGTCGTTGCCACCAAGCGAGCTAAGACGCTGTACTTTTGGAAAAAAGAGAGTATATTGCCTGTTTTCAGGTCTTGG harbors:
- a CDS encoding MinD/ParA family ATP-binding protein produces the protein MTQIIAVHSFRGGTGKSNLTANLAATMACRGQRVGIIDTDIQSPGIHVLFGLNEEKINHSLNDYLWGRCNIKDTAYDVSHTLIAESGETGVVKGNLYLIPSSIKAGEIARVLREGYDVVRLNDGFQELIRCLKLDYLFIDTHPGLNEETLLSIGISHVLVVILRPDSQDFQGTAVTVDVARKLKVPKMLLVVNKALPAFDFTDLQKQVEKTYNISVAGILPLSEEMVQLGSKGIFCLRYSKHPISKTMKGITEQIAGLVISH
- a CDS encoding sensor histidine kinase; amino-acid sequence: MKRLHRLLYPPAWSIAAKLSAALLAVAIAPMSFTAYYNLQQSLESLEAGEYRKLELSATSAASRLDQLIIDIQRVLTQVSNDAGVVSFLAATTSAKREAFRPNLQQTLLNVFHSNPDFDAVFFMDKDGECLASTDPSFVGQNYAFREYFQQSIQGHSHVSSILVGTTTKRPGLFLSHPVRSPKGEIVGVAVLKIRGEDIWAIVNALQVGSLSYAFLIDQHGVIISHPDQSLLYHSLNPLPPETLKQVVTDRRYGLDEIKSLNIPELELMVKAKEPGHSGYHFPSEQMSRIVGFAPLQVQPWVLGVSQPKTEFKAPLNRLIWQHGSIVVMVGGITAIIALLLARSISRPIRALTAVAQTLEQGNFNSEPLLELPSRNDDMGQLVGVFLHMSDKVRDREQKLKQQVIELKIEIDETKRAREFAEITDNEHFQELQRKIQKLRASAVSTGETETEYYQRLQTQVKSLKERGRGGE
- a CDS encoding type 2 lanthipeptide synthetase LanM family protein, translating into MEVSQQDLIKIVEAATTLTETLDKRFIFDEAKVNEKLINSRLEAWRQVVAQGNPEKFAKRLAWDGLDSSSIDNVLSDTRLADAQQLPSWTESLREALQTDWKTAYAAVSRCLDGEKPIPFEEVYLPFVHVARQKLIIQVGASWQLLSEAACICLERQLLLRLASLCAQCLQVEFSLFKALKQSAFTLLWGRGQDLGSDRQYQTFVQDLKTGNILSFFQKYSVLARLVATTMDFWVEEKAEFLQRLASDLSTIQENFSEDTGQVVAIQLNLSDSHNQGRSVIALSFASGLKLIYKPRGLGLEAAYFQLLAWCNQQQVLLPFKLLKVIDCKTHGWMEYVEYLPCENEAAVQRYYQRAGMLLCLLYVLQGNDFHDENLIASGEHPVLIDLETLLHPHAHEINPTNEVGAQSLANQQLFEDSVLWTGLLPRWELGADGGKAHDVSGLGGVGGEIPFRMPKWQNINTDNMVLEYELGIMPPAANTPFLKDITLSPNDYVNQLVDGFRQMYQFLTEQREALLTTDSPLNILAHQRVRFLFRPTHIYSHILGKTLHPKFLRHGVDRSIELDVLSRAFLAADTKPSVWLLLVVELQALEQMDIPYFAADSSSDALCVNPDLRIQAYFKQPSYDQMISRLQQLNDADLAQQIAIIRGSFYSRVARGITTITSNLGDNTSLKLDETAPLTQAQLVQEAVEIGKELQQRAIQAVDGGFTWIGMGYLPKAQRMQLQPLSYGLYDGICGVALFLGALAKITGDVGFRDLAKSALQDLRKTLQDTDPSFQAKITKQMGIGGGIGLGSIIYTLVQISQFLDEPELLDVASRGASLITQESIAGDRQFDTIGGAAGAILGLLSLYQAKADPAVLEQATALGYHLLINRTKSDSGFRAWATLAGKLATGFSHGAAGIAYALLRLYKTTQETVFLEAAEEAIAYERSVFSPSAGNWQDVREDQPAFMTSWCHGAPGIGLGRLGGLAILDTPEIRQEIAVAINTTQQFGLQNLDHLCCGNFGRMEVLLIAASKLSSSELWNTIQKQAAWLVTRAKQVGAFYLFPEFPADVYNPGFFQGTAGIGYELLRLAYPESLPSVLLWE